TCAACTCGTGCGCGAGGGGTTCGAGGATCGGTTCGATGTAGGACGCGATCCTGCTGCGGCGGAACGGCGGCGAGACGATCGCGCGGCTGACCCTGTGCTCGCGGCCGGCCATGCACTGCAACGTCTTCCCCAGCACCGGGCCGGTGGTCATCGGATAGATCGCGGAGGCGGGAAAGGTCTCCTCGTCCTTGAAGGCGGCCGACACGAGGTCGTGGGTGAGCAACAGGACGGCCTTGACCCCGGCGAACGGGACCACGGCGTAAGGCTTCTCGGCGCGCAGGCGCTCGAGGATCGCGTGCACCTCCGGTGCGTCCTGGAACGCGAAGTCGACCCCCTCGATGTCGACGGTGTCGAGCAGGGACGGAGCGGTCATCGGTCGGAACCCTTCCAACAGGTGACACGAATATTCGTGTCACGTGAGCCGAATATCGGTTACAGTGCCGAGGGTAGGAGGAAACATGGACCGTGACAAGGGTGGGAGTGGATCGCCGCCGACCGATCGCGTCGTGGCGGTCGTCGAACTGCTGGCCGGGCGTGAGATGCCTTGCACCATCGCCGAGATCGCGGACGGGCTGCAACTGAGCCGCTCGACCGTCGGCGCGGTGCTCGGTGCGCTCGACACGCACGGCTGGGTGCAGCGGGGGCCGGATCTGCGGTATCGGTTGGGTTCGCGGCTGGCCGGGGTCGCCGAGGCGGCGCGCGCGGCGATGGGCGCACCGCCCGGCCTCGACGACGCCCTGGCGCGCCTGGCCGCGCAGGTCGACTGCGGGGCGGCGCTCGGTGTGGTGTCCGCGACCGAACTGACCTTCGTGGCGGTCGACGCGGGGCGGGGGCGGCTCCCCGCCGGCATCGCCGCAGGGACGCGGCTGCCGTTGCGGGCACCCGCGGGCGCGGCCGTCATCGCATTCGCGGACGAGGCTCGGCAGCGGCGCTGGCTGGGGACTGTGCCGCGGGAGGCGCAGGCCGAGACCGCGGCGGTGCTCGAACGGATCCGGACGGCCGGTGTGGGTGTGTGGGGCATCGGCGCCGCCGACCCCGGCACGCTCGACATCCTCACCGACGTGGTGGAGCTGCTCGCCGAGGATCCGTCGCAGCACACCCTCCGGGCAAGAGTCCTGGCCCTGCTCGCGGGAATCAGTGGACGCCCTTACAGTGCAATGGATCTCGACAGCGACGACGCCCTGCCGATCAGCTATCTCGTCGCGCCGGTGTTCGACTCCGACGGTTGCGCTGTGTGGGAACTGCAGATCGGCCCGTTGCGTTCCGCGGTCACGCCCGAGGAACGTGCACACTACATCGAACAACTGACCCGAACCGCTCGGGAACTGGATACGAGAACAGGAGTGAACACATGAGTGCTGCTGCCGACCTGGTCACGGAGTTCTGTGGTCTGTGGTCCGACCCGGACCCCGCCGTGATTGCGGAATACTTCACCGAAGACGCTGTGTACCACAATATTCCGATGGATCCAGTGAAGGGTCGCGATGCCATCCGGGAGTTTCTCGAGGGCTTCCTGGCCACGTTCGACGGCATCGACTTCCAGATCCACCGGCAGGTCGAGGCCGGCGGTGTCGTGATGAACGAACGCACCGACGTGCTCCGCGGGCTCGGCAAGGAGACCCCGCTGCCGGTCATGGGTGTGTTCGAGGTGGTCGACGGAAAGATCGCAGCCTGGCGCGACTACTTCGACATGGGGGCAGTCACCGCGGCATTCGGCGGCTGATCTTCGCGCGGATGCGCGAAACTACACAATCCGCGCGCAAAAAAACAGCCCTTACGCAATAGTTGGACGTCCTATAACCTGCGTCACATGGATGAGGATCCGCGCATCGACACCGTCGACGGAGTG
This genomic stretch from Prescottella soli harbors:
- a CDS encoding helix-turn-helix domain-containing protein, which translates into the protein MDRDKGGSGSPPTDRVVAVVELLAGREMPCTIAEIADGLQLSRSTVGAVLGALDTHGWVQRGPDLRYRLGSRLAGVAEAARAAMGAPPGLDDALARLAAQVDCGAALGVVSATELTFVAVDAGRGRLPAGIAAGTRLPLRAPAGAAVIAFADEARQRRWLGTVPREAQAETAAVLERIRTAGVGVWGIGAADPGTLDILTDVVELLAEDPSQHTLRARVLALLAGISGRPYSAMDLDSDDALPISYLVAPVFDSDGCAVWELQIGPLRSAVTPEERAHYIEQLTRTARELDTRTGVNT
- a CDS encoding limonene-1,2-epoxide hydrolase family protein, which produces MSAAADLVTEFCGLWSDPDPAVIAEYFTEDAVYHNIPMDPVKGRDAIREFLEGFLATFDGIDFQIHRQVEAGGVVMNERTDVLRGLGKETPLPVMGVFEVVDGKIAAWRDYFDMGAVTAAFGG